A region from the Puniceibacterium sp. IMCC21224 genome encodes:
- a CDS encoding HNH endonuclease: protein MGRSGESWEWQLASLGRGYGPVRLPRNRAQFRAHQISYAMTTGTDPGPMLVCHSCDNPKCVRPAHLHSLEPRKQIQRAKEQPHRIEDGVYGM from the coding sequence GTGGGTAGGTCGGGCGAGAGCTGGGAATGGCAGCTTGCGTCGTTGGGGCGTGGGTATGGTCCGGTCCGACTTCCCAGAAACCGGGCACAATTCCGGGCACACCAAATATCGTATGCTATGACGACTGGAACCGACCCCGGCCCAATGCTGGTTTGCCACTCCTGCGACAACCCGAAATGCGTTCGTCCCGCCCATCTGCACAGTCTGGAGCCGCGAAAACAGATTCAACGAGCCAAAGAGCAACCCCATCGCATAGAGGACGGCGTATATGGGATGTGA
- a CDS encoding DNA methyltransferase → MPSESIDAVVTDPTYEQTPLAWDRWPDGWPTEVARVLKPTGSMLVFGTLRMFLDRRDDFHDWRMAQDIVQEKQSGSSMLADRFPQPKAALPTTPDPRREVSHVRP, encoded by the coding sequence ATGCCGTCTGAGAGCATCGATGCGGTGGTAACCGACCCTACGTACGAACAGACCCCCTTGGCTTGGGACCGATGGCCGGATGGATGGCCGACAGAAGTTGCGCGAGTGCTCAAACCCACCGGATCAATGTTGGTGTTTGGTACGCTGCGGATGTTCCTTGACCGACGCGACGACTTCCATGATTGGCGGATGGCACAGGACATCGTCCAAGAAAAGCAGAGCGGATCTAGCATGCTCGCCGATCGCTTCCCCCAGCCCAAAGCGGCCCTGCCCACCACACCAGACCCTCGGCGTGAGGTCAGTCACGTCCGGCCCTGA
- a CDS encoding TIGR01459 family HAD-type hydrolase: protein MAKLMPLSDLAPHYDGILCDIWGVLHNGVAAFPDAVDALCRYRAQGGIVVLITNAPRSNHVIYPQLARLGVPREAFDAVVTSGDVTTSLLQKRPDTPLFHFGPVRDQSILEGLTHPLVGSRDTKLCLLTGPLDDGIESADIYEPLLREMRGNAIDMICANPDLVVRSGHRIVICAGSIAQLYAKLGGKVTYAGKPEAPIYQAALTQMTIIAGRTISKSRILVVGDGLPTDIKGAAQNGFAAYFVAGGIHATDMGDMKTPETLTRTYGLIRHQFSDLELAGICDHLRWI, encoded by the coding sequence ATGGCCAAACTCATGCCACTCAGTGATCTAGCACCACACTATGACGGCATACTCTGCGACATCTGGGGTGTCTTGCACAACGGCGTTGCCGCCTTTCCGGACGCGGTAGATGCCTTATGCAGATATCGGGCACAGGGCGGGATAGTCGTGTTGATCACCAACGCTCCGCGGTCCAACCATGTTATCTATCCGCAACTGGCGCGACTTGGCGTCCCGCGCGAAGCCTTTGATGCCGTGGTCACATCAGGCGATGTGACCACATCGCTGCTGCAAAAGCGGCCCGACACGCCTTTGTTTCACTTCGGCCCGGTGCGGGACCAGTCTATCTTGGAAGGCCTGACACACCCATTGGTCGGCAGTCGGGACACCAAGCTGTGTCTACTGACCGGCCCTCTGGATGACGGGATTGAAAGCGCTGACATCTATGAACCGCTATTGCGGGAAATGCGGGGCAATGCAATCGATATGATCTGCGCCAACCCTGACTTGGTCGTGAGAAGCGGTCACCGCATAGTGATCTGTGCGGGATCAATCGCGCAGCTCTACGCAAAACTTGGCGGCAAAGTCACCTATGCGGGCAAGCCAGAGGCACCAATTTATCAAGCGGCCCTGACGCAAATGACCATCATTGCGGGGCGCACGATTTCAAAAAGTCGAATACTTGTTGTGGGTGATGGCTTGCCGACAGATATCAAAGGCGCTGCCCAGAACGGATTTGCCGCTTACTTTGTTGCGGGCGGCATTCATGCCACCGACATGGGTGACATGAAAACCCCCGAGACATTAACGCGTACTTATGGCCTGATCAGACATCAGTTTTCCGACCTCGAGCTTGCCGGTATCTGCGACCATTTGCGCTGGATCTGA
- a CDS encoding alanine--glyoxylate aminotransferase family protein: protein MRSKKIELVLDKYLLFTPGPVNVAASLRNAICKEDICHREPDFDGLLASIEQKLLSLFEIKKRDRYRAVVITGSGTAANEAILSSVVGTGAILILSNGEFGERLHKTSLIHNKHTYLLQQPWGMPFDPDQIATYLAAHKIDAIAMVHHETCSGMLNPLAAIGAMAKAHGAIFVVDGVSSVGAEVVDMEGCNIAFCSSSSSKAIGSYPGLSFVIGRKKQFKKLKLHAAKTTYLNLATFYGFLKRHSQTPNTPAVPLFFAFDQALTNILSEGVANRFARIRARAGQLRLGMRKLNLEFVLDEEDMCAILTTVRVPPSIYIRELRDKLREKSIIIYEGKGCFAGKVFQVGNIGELSDHDIQFFLSTLRSVLLELQAKAVDGIAPIRPMTAKPTIQALPKPKLAKILS from the coding sequence ATGAGGTCGAAGAAGATTGAACTTGTTTTGGACAAATACCTGCTTTTCACCCCCGGCCCCGTCAATGTGGCCGCTTCCCTTCGCAATGCGATCTGCAAAGAAGACATCTGCCACCGCGAACCCGACTTTGATGGTCTATTGGCGAGCATAGAACAAAAGCTGCTTTCGCTGTTCGAAATTAAAAAACGCGACCGCTACCGCGCCGTTGTTATCACTGGCTCAGGGACTGCCGCAAATGAGGCGATCTTGTCCTCTGTGGTAGGGACCGGCGCGATTCTGATCCTGTCGAATGGCGAATTTGGGGAGCGTTTGCATAAAACCTCGCTCATTCACAACAAGCACACCTATCTACTGCAACAGCCTTGGGGAATGCCTTTCGATCCGGACCAGATCGCGACCTACCTTGCTGCCCATAAGATCGATGCAATCGCGATGGTCCATCACGAGACTTGCTCTGGGATGCTGAACCCGCTCGCTGCGATCGGTGCAATGGCGAAGGCCCATGGCGCGATCTTTGTCGTCGATGGCGTCAGTTCTGTCGGTGCCGAAGTCGTTGATATGGAAGGTTGCAATATTGCCTTTTGTTCTAGTTCCAGCTCCAAGGCCATCGGGTCATATCCCGGACTTTCATTCGTGATCGGGCGCAAGAAACAGTTCAAAAAGCTGAAACTGCATGCCGCCAAGACAACATACCTCAACCTCGCGACGTTCTACGGCTTTCTCAAGCGACATAGCCAAACACCCAATACGCCTGCTGTTCCGCTTTTTTTTGCCTTTGATCAAGCGCTCACCAACATTCTGTCCGAGGGCGTCGCCAACCGTTTCGCACGGATACGGGCCCGCGCGGGCCAGCTTCGGCTGGGTATGCGAAAGCTTAATCTTGAGTTTGTTCTGGATGAAGAGGACATGTGCGCGATCCTGACGACAGTCAGGGTGCCCCCGTCGATCTATATCCGGGAATTGCGAGACAAGCTGCGCGAGAAATCAATTATCATCTACGAGGGCAAAGGCTGTTTTGCCGGGAAAGTCTTTCAGGTTGGCAATATCGGCGAATTATCTGATCATGATATTCAATTCTTCCTCAGCACGTTGAGGAGCGTGTTGCTAGAACTGCAGGCAAAAGCCGTCGACGGTATCGCCCCTATCAGACCGATGACCGCCAAACCAACCATTCAGGCACTTCCAAAGCCAAAGTTGGCAAAGATCCTATCATGA
- a CDS encoding CDP-alcohol phosphatidyltransferase family protein — translation MTDKITRLWTTKTKEDEWWSSFVTAPLGIFANYWAVDIPAITPNRLTAASFAVAVAATLCILIGGFGWFMAAAILIHLSHILDCMDGQMARYRKVSSPVGSYFDRLTDQVQITLWFGAAGYAAYAQSLSVVPVFLALIGIAFYGLRGYVKYIALQIETALDPEYPARMVHLKRQEPVAGLGFGVVANVKWLLKEQPKILAFDEGVFIFMLSAALIFDQLTPMLWIFAASQVIWGTLKSWQRGKNIDANQKSIIQK, via the coding sequence ATGACTGATAAGATTACGCGGCTTTGGACGACAAAGACCAAAGAGGACGAATGGTGGTCTTCGTTTGTCACCGCGCCATTAGGGATCTTTGCAAACTATTGGGCCGTTGATATTCCGGCGATTACGCCAAACCGTCTCACCGCCGCATCCTTTGCGGTCGCTGTCGCCGCGACCTTGTGCATTTTGATCGGCGGTTTTGGCTGGTTCATGGCCGCGGCTATCCTGATCCATCTTAGCCACATTCTGGATTGCATGGACGGCCAAATGGCCCGCTACAGAAAAGTGTCGTCACCGGTCGGTAGCTACTTTGACCGTTTAACAGATCAGGTCCAGATCACGCTATGGTTTGGGGCGGCTGGTTATGCTGCCTATGCGCAATCGCTCAGCGTCGTGCCGGTATTCCTCGCCCTGATCGGCATCGCGTTCTATGGGCTGCGCGGCTATGTGAAGTACATCGCGCTCCAAATCGAAACCGCGCTTGATCCCGAATATCCCGCAAGAATGGTACACCTGAAACGGCAGGAACCGGTGGCCGGTTTGGGCTTTGGCGTCGTGGCAAATGTTAAATGGCTATTGAAGGAACAACCAAAGATTCTGGCATTTGACGAAGGCGTGTTCATCTTCATGCTGTCAGCGGCGCTCATTTTTGACCAACTCACACCAATGCTGTGGATTTTCGCAGCAAGTCAGGTGATTTGGGGAACCCTAAAATCATGGCAGCGCGGCAAGAATATTGACGCAAACCAAAAGAGCATCATCCAGAAATAA